In Thermoplasmata archaeon, the genomic window GACGTGCGCCCTCCTCCTGACGGACGCCCTGAACGCCGCGGGCGTCAAGGCGACGTTCGTGGCCACGGGCCAGACGGGGCTCCTTCAGGGCTCGCCCTATGGCGTGCCGCTCGACGCGATCAAGGGGGACTTCATGGTGGGCGAACTCGAGGCCGAGGTCGTCCGCGCGTACGAGGAGACGAGGCCCCAGGTCCTCATCGTGGAAGGCCAGGGGAGCATCTCCCATCCCGCGTACGTGGCCGGGACGCGGTCCATCATCATGGCCTCCTTCCCGTCCGCGATCCTGATGATGCACGCTCCCGCGCGGAAGACGCGGAACTTCCGCCGCGACGTGGTCGCCTGGCCCATGCCGAAACCGGAAGAGGAAATCCAGTGGCTCGAGTTCTTCGCCAGAATCGCCGGCGGCGGGAAGGTCTTCGCCATCGGCCTGAACCATGAGAACATGACCCGCGAGCAGGTCGAGGAGACCGTGAGGGAGTACGAGGCGACGTACCGGCTCCCGACCGCGGATCCCCTCTGGCACGGATGCGGCAAGTTCGTGGACCGGATCAAGGCCATGGTATGAAGATTCCGAGGTCCCACCCACGGTACGAGTCCCTGGTGCGCCGCGAGAAGCTCGTCCAGGCGTGGCGCGACGGCATTGTCGTACCGGAGGGGCTCATCGCCCAGGGCCGCGGGGAGGCGTTCGACTACCTATTCGGGGAGGAAACGACGGCCCCCGCACTCGTCGCGGAGAAAGCCGCGGCGGCGATCCTCCTGACCGCCAAGCGACCCGCAATTTCCGTGAACGGAAATGTGGCCGCGCTGGCCTCCCGGGAAGTGACCCGCCTCGCGCGCGCGATTCCCGCCCGCGTCGAAGTCAACCTGTTCCATCGCACGGAGGCCCGCGTGGCGCGCATCACGAGGAGGCTGCGGCGCGCGGGAATCAAGCACGTCCTCGGCCCTCGGCCCGACGCGCGGATCCCGGGGTTGGAGTCCAAGCGCGCCCTGTGCCACCGCGAGGGGATCTTCTCCGCGGACGCGGTCCTCGTCCCCTTGGAGGACGGTGATCGTACGGAGGCCCTCGTCCGCATGGGGAAGAAAGTCATCAGCATCGACCTCAACCCGCTCTCTCGAACGTCGCAGAGGGCGAGCGTCCCCGTGGTGGACGAACTCACCCGGGCGCTCGGGAACATCGAGAAGTTCATTGCGGAGCTGCGCGCGGACCCCAAGGAAGCGCGGAGGATCGCCCGCGAATACGACCGGGCGGGCAACCTCCGCGCGACCTTCGACTACCTGGGGTGGCGACTGCGGGGTCTCAAGGCGAAACGCCGCCCGCGCGGTATGTTCAGGTGAAGTGGCCCGGCTTCCATTTGATCGAGCAACCGAAGGGCGGCGTCAGCGGGACGCGCGGGCTCTTCCCTGCGAGCACGTCGTCGACCGCGTCGCGGAGATACCGCAGCGTGACCGCGTTCGCGTCCTTGTGGTTGTCGTCCAAGCGGCCGCGGTAGCGGATCACGCGGTTCTTGTCGAGCACATAGAAATCCGGCGTGGCCACGGGGCCCCAGGTCTCGGCGACCTTCTGGGTGTCGTCCCGCAGGTACGGGAAGTTGTACCCGTGCTCCTTCGC contains:
- a CDS encoding 4-phosphopantoate--beta-alanine ligase, whose product is MKIPRSHPRYESLVRREKLVQAWRDGIVVPEGLIAQGRGEAFDYLFGEETTAPALVAEKAAAAILLTAKRPAISVNGNVAALASREVTRLARAIPARVEVNLFHRTEARVARITRRLRRAGIKHVLGPRPDARIPGLESKRALCHREGIFSADAVLVPLEDGDRTEALVRMGKKVISIDLNPLSRTSQRASVPVVDELTRALGNIEKFIAELRADPKEARRIAREYDRAGNLRATFDYLGWRLRGLKAKRRPRGMFR
- a CDS encoding DUF1611 domain-containing protein yields the protein MIDHTKAGRDAGELLDGKPNGIPIFKDFQEALEKGKPETLVIGVATFGGYIPKEFRPLIREAIAHGVNVAAGLHEYLRDDPEFSKLAAEHGVQLLDVRRPRDIREAQQFSDKSRKLPCLRIPVLGTDGAIGKRTCALLLTDALNAAGVKATFVATGQTGLLQGSPYGVPLDAIKGDFMVGELEAEVVRAYEETRPQVLIVEGQGSISHPAYVAGTRSIIMASFPSAILMMHAPARKTRNFRRDVVAWPMPKPEEEIQWLEFFARIAGGGKVFAIGLNHENMTREQVEETVREYEATYRLPTADPLWHGCGKFVDRIKAMV